The Pelobates fuscus isolate aPelFus1 chromosome 2, aPelFus1.pri, whole genome shotgun sequence genome has a segment encoding these proteins:
- the NCK1 gene encoding SH2/SH3 adapter protein NCK1 isoform X2 encodes MDLPNLFKHWFSIGKVKRKTNMPDSSSTADDSFPDTERLYDLNMPAYVKFTYTAERDDELSLVKGTKVIVMEKCSDGWWRGSYNGRMGWFPSNYVTEENDSPSGDQVGSLTEKLAAVVNNLNNGRSLHVVQALYPFSSSNEEELNFEKGEVMDVIEKPENDPEWWKCRKSNGLVGLVPKNYVTIMQNFQSSSGYEPLPPRCDYVGPSASGRFAGNQWYYGKVTRHQAEMALNERGNEGDFLIRDSESSPNDFSVSLKAQGKNKHFKVQMKDSVYCIGQRKFTTLEELVEHYKKAPIFTSEQGEKLYLIKPLS; translated from the exons gtATTGGAAAAGTGAAACGGAAAACAAACATGCCAGATTCTTCATCAACAGCTGATGATAGCTTCCCAGACACCGAGCGGTTATATGACTTGAACATGCCGGCATATGTTAAATTTACTTACACCGCAGAGAGGGATGATGAGCTGTCTTTGGTAAAAGGCACAAAAGTCATTGTAATGGAGAAGTGCAGTGATGGCTGGTGGCGAGGAAGCTACAATGGACGCATGGGCTGGTTTCCTTCAAACTACGTGACCGAAGAAAATGATAGCCCCTCTGGTGACCAAGTGGGCTCCTTAACAGAGAAATTGGCCGCAGTTGTTAATAACCTTAACAATGGTCGTTCGCTTCATGTAGTTCAGGCTCTTTACCCATTTAGCTCATCCAATGAGGAGGAACTTAATTTTGAGAAGGGAGAAGTAATGGATGTTATTGAGAAGCCAGAAAATGATCCAGAATGGTGGAAGTGTCGGAAGAGCAATGGTCTTGTAGGTCTGGTGCCGAAGAACTACGTTACTATCATGCAGAACTTTCAATCCAGTTCAGGTTATGAGCCTTTACCACCTCGCTGTGATTATGTTGGACCCTCTGCATCTGGAAGATTTGCTGGCAACCAGTGGTATTATGGAAAGGTGACACGACATCAAGCAGAAATGGCACTAAATGAACGTGGAAATGAGGGAGACTTTCTTATTAGAGACAGTGAGTCTTCA CCAAATGACTTTTCGGTGTCGCTGAAAGCCCAAGGAAAAAACAAGCATTTCAAAGTGCAGATGAAAGACAGTGTGTACTGTATTGGCCAGCGCAAATTTACTACATTGGAGGAATTGGTAGAACATTACAAAAAGGCCCCTATATTTACCAGTGAGCAGGGTGAGAAACTCTATCTAATCAAGCCTTTGTCTTGA